In the Zingiber officinale cultivar Zhangliang chromosome 5A, Zo_v1.1, whole genome shotgun sequence genome, TCTATATATTCACGATCATCAATGTAGCCTGGTTAGGGGGATACGTAAAACTCATAAGGCTTAGCTGTTtcttgtttccgaggtgaccgttggaatgtccatggccacctgattgaagcgttggatgtaagctcggagcgactccctcgaGCCTTGCTTGATGGAGAACAgattgacgctggtcttctggtggcgcctgctgctcgcaaaatgatggaggaacgccgttcggaattctttgaaactcgtaatagatccgtccggcagcctccggaaccaccgatgCGCTGATcccgaaagggtggtgaggaacactcggcacttcacaccatctgtgtattgatgcagagtggcagtgctgacgaacttacccagatggtcgtctgggtcggttgtcccgttgtatTTCCCGATtgcagggggcacataatgcctcGACAGTGGATCACGCAGGATGGCATCTGAGAACTGCCGGTTGATTCGCTCGGGTGACGCGTCCGTTCGgggcgcttttccttttctgacgtcccggacgGGTGCTTCGTCTGATAAAGATCCTTTGTCCTGATTAGCTTGCGCgacctccgagggcgtctggaacatagcccgatgaaaaggtatcggggcgggcggcgcccCCATCTGGGTGCCGGTCGgtcccttattttgcccccatattgagagctgctccggctACTCTTCGGGTGCCGCTCGGCCCCCCGAtgctgatgtcgcctgctgcgctgcccgctcagcctgagctttctgctgctgctccacgatttttgctgctcgcgcttggatgagtgcttcgagctcctcagagacagcgccaatttgatcctgtccgagcgctgagtcggcGGACGCTGGGGAcatggcacgctccgctgtctctgaCTGGTGGGGTAGatttccggcgaacctgcaaagaagccgagccgggaggggtttcccggcgacaaccctccgacgctcaagtcaggcaacgagaaatgagagaggcagcaTAACTGTGGCTATAGTGAgaattgcgcataccttcgtcgacgtctgggggtccttatataggaccccggggaggcgcgggcacgcttcttgatgcgtgcacgcttccctaaacataccttaacgagcccatgtcagaaaagtacccctgacgccattccgcaatcgtccaagcatatcccggatgtgacggtagaagcttccgccgtatgatcctgtgtacggctcggccgccaactctgctgcttgtcggcagcagacgtctcgagaatgatgttatcccctatctcctttgtcctcttgcgcctcctgtctgttcgagggccgagcggttcggccgctcggcaggcatatcacttctgccccggttgtaggtatcggtccgaccgggaggactctcggtcgtatgctcggatgagattgctcctgcctgtctttgttgccttatgccccggccgaacggacagcccgctcggccatgaaacctttttaccttgagcatcggaaacccgacccctagttgggttgtctttcattcggctcgggAGATTCCCGACCGGTCAGCCTTCTCAGCCCGGTTGGTCGGGTGGCCGGTCGGCCCTCTCAGTCCAgtcggtcgggtctcagggttgaatctcttgacctttgacttccacgtgtcgttgatcttccgccaacgagggtcccctgtccttaccaccggatcacttctCTTCCCCACCGAAGCCTCAAACCccactctcttcttcttcttttctcttctccaagGGCAACAAGCTTCCCCTCCTTGCTGTCTTGCTTCTCGACAGCACTGTCGGAGCTCCTCGGAGTTTGCCGGAGCTCGCCAAACCACCAGAAAAAGAGGAGAAAACAAAACCCTAGTTGGCGTTCTCTTTTCTAGCCAAGCACAACAGCTACCAACGCTAGCTGTGGCAATCACCGGAGTTCACCTAGACAACACTGAAAAGGAAAAAGGTTTCCTCTCCCCTTTCTATTCCAGCATCCTCTCTGTTTTCAGCCTTCTGCAACTAACATTGCCTTTCTTCTCCAACAACCAAGAGCAACAACTCTAGTTGCTCTCTCCTTTTCCCCACCAACAGCAGCATCTTGCTGCCTTTTGTCTTCTCCAACCAGCAGCCTTAGCTGCTGTCCGTTCCTTGGCAGCACCACTAGAGTTTGCCGGAGTTCACCGGAACTAGCTAAGACGGCCAACGACGAAGAGAAAAcaaaaccctagttgctgccctcTTTTTCCAGCAACCACAGTACCCATAGAAGGTATATTTTGGGTTGCTTTGTATTAAATTGATGTGTAGTTAGGAGGGCTATCTAGGTTAGAGAAGAGTTTTCATTTAGGAATGTGAAGTGATACGAGATAGTGAGATCAAAAATAATGATCTAGTGGCTTCGAGTCGTAAATCATGTTCAGATTTTGTCatgattttattatcattttgctTATTTGAATTATTATATTTTGTAGATACGAGCTCGAATTGAGCACGGTGACCTGCCGACACTCGAAGATTTTTGCTGTACATAAGGTggatacatctactcttgtatatttccttgtgcatgaataaatatataaattggatTATGTATATGTTGTATCATTGTTTTCAAAATGGGGATTAAAGTGATATTATAAATAGCGAAatgaattaaaatattaaaatcattggagggtaaataattgatattatttcttgttcacaTGTGAGATCATACTGGGATTTATATGGGAAGggttgtttttaaaattaaagaaatattctgaattactcttctgttgataccttgtctttttgacttgcttgacctttcatactccatgcttttgatactctatctgttgatacttgtagctttTATACGTGGAccctataatgataaattaacAGACTTGATACGAAAAAAATACTTTAATTGACCATtcaatatgaaaagagaataatcatgataaatggataaatataatcataaaggtgaaataataaagatggtaaatgaagaatattaaaaagTGAAGACGGTGAGCCTAACTTTGCATCAGAACTTTATATTAGAGTACTGGATCGCCCACATATTATTATGGTAGCGCGGCGGCTCGTGGTCCAGAGTACCTGACTATACACCCGAGGCGTGGTGGCGTGATGTAGCCCTCGGTCAGTGTTTATTGtgtcttccaccggtgagggcTGATAGCCCGTACGACAGATGACGTATGCGACAATCTTATACTCTAAGGAGGCTTTTAGCCTATCCATGTGATATTAcactctgatgatattggctcaagtgattcactttttagttgatttatcagattTAGACTATGGATATACATGTTGATATTACTATGATAACTTGTATATCgattgattaaataataagattgaagAATTGTTTTTAATTGATGATGACAAATGGTGATAAGGTGAAGATCCTAAACTCTAATATAATAGATAATGAGAAGAtagttatacatatatatgtataaatgtagaactttaagaataacctaaagttgtaacaaaagattGTGAATTACTCTATTTCTCTGACTTCTTAAacaagattaaattcatgcacattTTTCTTAagtatccacttagccatttggctaaCTTTCTACATTTCTTGGCCTCTAGTTTTGCAGGCAcagggatccttttgatattGTAGTTGATTTTGGACTTCCATAGGGTTGCTCAGAGATCTCGATGTGCTGATTttctggtttgttttacttttgtttcgtTGTATTTACGTTCTGAAATTTTATTCCAAATGTCGTTGATCTGTATAGTCTTGTAGTCTACGAAAAACtaagacatatatataaatttgatacATTTCTTGGTTATTCTGTTTGGATAGTTCCTAGGATTTCTTATATTATATTGTCACCGAGTGGGGTACCAGGAACTatacccccggggcgtgacatagaAAGTGAGTCACTAAAGTAAACAGATAAAGAAGTGTAAAATCTTAACTGTTTGTCAATGAGCAGCACTATAATAAGGCAACCATACTATAACTACTAGTTTCTGCACCATATGTAACTGACTCAGCATTTATGTTTTTCCATGCACAAACTACACAGTAGCGCGTGATGTTTTTCACCCCAGATTGATTTAACAAAATAAATAGGTACATTAATCATCAAAGGCCAATGGTAAAAGGCTGCATGAATCATATCCATCCATTAAACTCTATCAAAGGATATATCACTAGTAAACAAGATTTTACTGAACAAAAATAATAGTTCACTAGGCAAAGCCATCCCACATCTATTTTAATATAGTATTAACATAAACAGCTGGCTGAAGGCTAATACTTGATGGAAATTTATACTTATAGGAGATTTGCAAGTTACACCAATAACTATTCTAACAGTAATAACTAAAATAACTTTTACCACATCAATGTAGTTTTAAGTACTCCTTTCACAGAAACTGATCACAATAATTGCCTAGAAACCATGCCACAAGTTTTTTCTAAATCAATAAAAACTATTGCAAATCCTCCATTTTTCATAATTTCCCTCACTTGTCTTATGAGACAAGTACTGTCCTCTTTTGACATAAATCCTAATTGATTTTGTAGATTTTGCAAAAATCATTTCACCCTCTTATTCTTTCTTCGTTCACTCTTTTCCAAAATTCATGATGTGATTCAACCATTAAagagaaaattggagttgtgCCTATAGTAGATTAGTAGGGGATCAAACTCAATAGCATAGGAGGATCCATATAGTCATCCCCACTTAGTAGgataaaggcttggttgttgttgtactcATTAACTTAAATGCAAATATAATCCTCTAGGAAGGATTTATGCATAAAAAACATATTTTAGTGCATCATAACTATGGATAAAATTGCAAATCAACAATATAAATACATAGATAATAAGATAAAGGCATCCTGTTATGTAATAGGTTTATTAGGAACTGTGTTCAGAAGTAGAAAACAAACTGGCTTTGATGGGCAAAAAAAACTGAATTCCACATGTTACCCTAGTACTTTTGGATGCTCTAGAATCTCCAGTATCCTGTTCAGTGTTCTTGATTAAACTGGAATTGAATGGTGACATGCTATTCTCCGAGGAAGTCCAAGATGTTTCGACTTCTATGATGGAGCTGTTGGTATTCAATGGAACTTGTCTCTGTTTTCCATCCATAGATTGGAAAGCAATTACTTGAATTCTTCCCACCTGTAAAAAATTATATCTGGTATCAAGCTAAATGAAGCTCTATGTTGTAGAATGGTCACTATACTACAGACCTTCAGGGAATCTTCACTATAACAAGAAAATATCAAACCAAGGAAACCATTGTCCAGAAGTTGATACATTGCCTGAGTTCTAACATCTGCAGATGGCAAACTCAAGTCCAATATGTCAATGATAAATTTGAGaagaaaaaataagttaaatcagcATGTATCACATAAATCAAATCATACACATGTTCTCCATAATTCAAGGTACAAAAGTAGAAAAACTTGATACATTATCTTATGGATATGTACACCACAGAAGAATATATCAGATGGACAATCTGCTAATATATTCTTCAAAAAATTGTTTCCCATTCATATGTTATTAACACACGAATTGGATACATTTATATACAGAATTTTCTTATAGAGGAAGATTTAGAGGTGCAAGATTTTTTTGGAGAAAAGGTGACCTGAGATGCAACAGTTACTTTAAGAAGTGTATTGTTTTAAGCTAACCCATTTCTTCCTTTGTTCATGACATGCATGAACCAATCACTCTGAATCTACAACAGATGCATAGACAACTATGCGTGGGAACCTTGGAGATAAAGACTGAGCTTCTAGCACTTGACATCATGAATAAGTTGGTCTTTATTGGAGTTTGTAACGTGGACGACTGCAGAAGCACGCACTAGCTTGTGTCAACATTATCAAAGGTAGAAGTTGTGAGGAGTCGGTGAGCATGAGCTACTATGGTGGTGGTCCACATGATGGAAAATCTCGGTGTCGATGTTTGCAGACTTGCAGTGTTGCCAGATAGGAGGAAAATGATCATTATGCCAGCTTTTGCAGCTTGTCAAAGAAGGAGGTAGCTTAAGCGTGATGATCAAGAGCAGAGATGAGCGTGCTTAATTCAAAAGAAGCATAAACAAAGGCATTAGGATGATGGCTCACATGGGTGCTTTTTCTCTAAGTGAGCTAAGGTGTAGAGAAGGATGGTCACAGGATTGTTGCAAGCAGATTTAAAGTCATCAAGGTGGCTTCCTTGTCAAGGAATCCTAAGAGCAGTAGCAAATGAAAATACGGCAGCGCTGCTGCACTGCACAGGAGGGAATCCAAGTACTGCTGGTTTAAACAGAAAAGAGAGGTTGGGATTAAGCTGAGAGATTTATTGATGCATGAAGGTTATGTTGCAATTTGAAGTgagcataggcataagcatagAACCAGAATGGGATAAAGAGAAGGGTCCCATCCACTACATCATGGATGTTGCCTCCCCTTTCATAACCCTGATCTTTGATACAAAACTGAAAGAAAAATGGCTgatttataaaaataaacaatcACGCTTATATATAAGACCTTGGTATAATAATTAATATAGTAATTCTGCATGAGGACCATATATTCTAATGGCAATACATTTATAGCGAGTTGGACAAAGTACAGTCAGTTATGGCACAATCAGCAATTAAAAATTTCAGCTTACCTACATGAGATGGAAGGACTGTAATGTGAGGATGAGAATGGTACCAGCCAATGACCCTTGTTGTTTTTCCTGTTACCAAAGTCATTCTGTGCTAAAAGGTCAAGTTTCACACTCAAAGGTCACCATACATTAGAAACAAGAAATTAGTAATGAAGAAACAGATGATGGATATCTCAGCTTGAGCTGAAGCAGCTGCAAGCAACTCCGGATTAGTCTCCACACGGTCTTTACGACGGTCAGATCGCATCTGTGGTGATGCTCCCCAGATAAGTGCAGTTGCATGACCACCATCTGAATACTACAATATCTGGAGTCAGAATATGAACTAAAGATAACTAGCTAAAAAATAAAGCAAGcgtaaagataaataaaattataattgtgACACAGAGCTAACATGCAAAGTATCCATACAAACTCACAAGACCCAAGAGTGCCATCGTATGAAGCAGAAAATTATCGATGACAAAAATAATACAAACATACAGGTAATTGAATCAGTTGTGCCAAAGTAAGAGGCAACAATTTCACCCAAACAGTTGGGAATGCGCTCTTCGGTTCTGTTAAAGACattatccttttctttttccaGGAACAACAACAGCTTGCATAACTAGTGAGCATATGGACAAAAATTCAGTCTTTATCATTTGCGTCAAAGGAACTATGGATATTGGAGCTTCAATTTCTTAATACATATTGCAATTTTCTCAACTACCAAAGTAACTGATGTGTGACAGAATTTGCCAACAATTCATTTAACCACTTAACATATCCCAAAATTGCTGTTTTGTTTCGGATTCAAAAGACAAATCCTGGTTCAAGTTTACCAAAAATCTCAACAAAAAAGCACTCAAGGATCATGATGATCTTGGTAAACAAACAACTGGCAGAAGACTTGCATGATTCCATTGTACAGCAACTTCAAACTATAATTATCTTGATAAGTCACCTTACCGTATTTGAGGCTCCTAGtgtaatttttttatcaaattttttaaaagcaTATGCAAATGGTATAAAGCCTCTATGTGGATCATACAAAgccaatattaaaaaaaaacataaaaattttatattgacAATAATGCATAAATTGCCTATAATAATATGAATAAATTTATCGTTACTATTGGTTATAGTTGATTCACTAAGCGCTTGTCCTAAAAGCTCGAGtggtaaagaaaaagaccaatttatatttatatttacaatGGACCACCACACTTGACCATATAGGACCAATAGTGTGgaatcttctaactttaatacggAAGCTCATATCCACATCATAACTTAGAGgtaggagatttttttttttttgacacggGAAGGATTTGTACCTTAGATCTCCTACTCTAATACCATTTTAAAGTATATGATTAATCACTTATCCCAAGAGCATGGAAATAGActgttttagatttattaatagACCGCCGCACTTGACCATGTACAGCCAATGAGTGTGGAATCTCCTAGCATCAATAATTACAATATCAAAAAATGATCCAAACAAATAAATACAAAATGAAATTAACATAAATGGCTTAACATGTCAATCAAATCAACTTAAGTAATCAGTAATTCCACATAAAACACTCTACATTACCAACATGTCCTTAACATGCAAATGTAGGCCTAAGGAAGGCCAGAAGTGGAAGGTCAGAGAACAATGTGAACAAGTCCTACATTGCACATTTCCACAAATTCCTTTGAAAGAAATTCAGCAACGCATGGATAAAGTCATAAATTGAACCCACTAAATTTTCCCTATGTATGAATAAAGCATCAGTGCTTGTCCCAAGCCTGGATTAGAAGGGCTGAAGAGTGAAGTTAGACTTTAACAGACATCCTACAAAATATCTAAATACAATCAATATGGAATGTAGTTGTATGTCTTGGATAGAGTTTAGTAGAGGGATAAGTTCCGTGTAACTGACCTAAAATAGTTGGGTTTATAGGTTTCGTTTCAATAAGTTGGCTTTCATGACAGATTAAAACCCACAGCATCTTTAAGAAGAAGAAGTAACAGTGAACACCCAATCTACAACCTGACTCTTAATCACGAAATGGAAGTTCCTTGAACAACTCCCAACTCACTAGATAAATGCCCCACGTACAAATGAACTGAGCAAAATTCCAGAAATCACGTCATTAAGAAATCTTAACCAAGTTGAACTCCACTAAAATAGTGCCGCTACCCACAAGCCAAAAGGAGAAATTTTGCACCTGATGAAATATATGAAATGGCGGTGCCCAAAATGGAGCTTCGTATTTTGACCTAAAGTGATCCTGGTTCATCTACTCGTGAAAAATAGCACTACGTTAAAAGTTAATCAAAACCCTAGTGACCAGAGCGCCATCCACAATACGATCAAATAAACAAATGGATCATCGATTATTTCCTACATCTCAAGAAAGAGAGAAATCAACAGGCTTTTCTACGATTTCTACAAatccatttttaaaaataaaatactgatgaGATTAGAGAAAGAAACCCCGCCGGAACATTGAAGCCCACGAGAACAGATCCTAAATACATATACTAGAAAAAGAGGATTGCAAAGGGGGCGGGGGAGGAGGTGGATGGTTTACTTGGATATCACCGAGGAGGAGGCCCATGATCTCCTCGGTCTCGGTGGTCAGTGCGTGGGTGAGACAAGTGAGCCACACCTCCTCCGCCATCTTCACCGACCCTAGCGACATGGCCCGGCGGATCTTGCAATGGCGGAATCCGTCGCCGTTTACTCGCTCTGAGGATGGATTTCCGCAgacgaaagaagaagaaaaatttaaaaGCATATCAATTTTACTTCCACTAGCTATACGATAGATCTTGTCGCAGCTGGTTCTTTTGGGCGTAATATTGCCAACTTTCTATTATCATCCGCAATCTTTAGAGTATTCTCTAAACACTCTTATTTGCTGTGGGAGGATTGAACTTGTTTCCGCAAGGACAACAtatagagaaaattttattttgctACCTAGAattttatgtatttttaaaatGCGCCAGCGTATTGAAATTATCATCGTTTCATCTTTTATTATGTTGTCCAGATACCTAAAAATGAAGAAGGCAAACTTTGCCGGAAGTTTTCAATCgtaatttaaattttacataaaattttcatatttaaaaaaaattattttcactccctaattaaatataatggagactaatttatctaattatttttcatattttttaaatacaaaaaacttaaaaatgagtataattcctcttaaattcagcacattaaactagaatctaatatattttttttatcaaattgaacaTGATTTTTTTCCATcttaattggatgaaaaatatatcaGATTCATTTTTAATTgtgctcaattggatgaaaaatatattagattctttttaaatgatactaaatttatgagaaattatattaagtggaaaaaaaatcgtactcaatttaatagaaaatatacttgattctaatttaaagtgttgaatttagtagaaattatactcatttttagacttttggtacttaaaaaatatgaaggacaattttaatagaaaatatattcaattctagtttaaagtgttgaatttaacaagaattatacttatttttaaactttttgtATCTAAAAAATATCAACGGCAAATAGATAATGATGTTTACATGAGAGAGttaaagtaaataaaattttacattcgGTGAATGAAAATAAAATTGCTTTTAACATAAAGACGGCatgcaaaattaaaattatgattgaaattttttttctaattaaccCAAAGAATAATCTCGAGTTAATTTGCAAATCAGCTTGCAAAGGAATGTTTGTGTAAGAGATTAAAGCTAAAGAtcaaattatgatttaaaaatcttTAGAGGGCATTTTAAACAGCAACTAGATTCTACCtaaactttaaattttgtttgGCAATTAAACAGCACCTAGATTCTACCTGTTTAAAATTTGTTTGGCAATAAAACAACACCTAGATTCTacctaaactttaaacttaagtACTAGTGTAGGATCAATAATTAATTATCGAATACATATTCCTAATTTCCACTGTTTTATTAAATTTCATCACAAAATAAAATCCAATCAGCaactataaatatttaataattattatatattaataaatttaacttccaTTTTTTTGGAAATcagggagattttttttttaaaaaaaatgcactGGTACGTTCTCTAAATAACAAGTTTGCGTATTTATATTCATCTGAGTTCAATTAGCCGGGTTACTAATCTCTGCTTCCACAGAAGATTTCTTCGACCAGCAACATCTGATACAATATAAATAAGAATCAAAATTTGGTATACAAACTAACAATCTAGCGAAATATCCTCTCAGAGTAAATTGCCTCCTCCCAATAAATTATCGAACTCTAGCTTGATATCTGTAACATGCTCCACCGCTGCTCCAAAGGCGACGATAAATAACTTGCTCTTGCGACAATAATCTTGTCCTTCTCAGCAATCTGTCTCTGCAATCTGTTGTATCGGAATAGGCTAATCAGTATACTTCCAAGAACTCATAAGACAAGAGGCAAAACAAAATCAGCTCAAAAGGTTAAGAGAAAGAGAACACAAAAGAACCTTAGCAAGTTGTCAAACAAACTTTTCACCAGTGATTTAAAGCAATTAGATGGATGGAGAATCAATCCACTAGAAGAGAAAAACCGCAATCTGCACATGTTCGAGAGATTTTGAAGGTTTCTATCCTAAACTGAGTGGGTAGGACAACCATTTCAATAGGAAAGGTGCATGGAACAAGAATATATACACTGCTTTCTCAAGATATTTTGTAGAGTTTGTATCCACATTTTACTGGACATATGCAGCACATGGGGAAAAGAAAAGAACTCCCAAAAAGCAAATAAATATTAGTAATacaaagagagggaggggggacAAGCATGTAATGTGTAGTGAAATAGAGTTGTGGAATAATAATTGTGTTTCAAGCACGGAAAATAATTAGTTGTTGGCAGTTTGAAAGCTACTGAAACAGTTTGAAAGCTACTGTAACATTTTTAGTGTAAGTTACCACAATGAGAAATCAAGAAACATCAACAATGTTCAAAAGAACAGAAGTACAAGCAAAGTAGatgaaataaaaggaatgataGTACAGATGAGAAAAGAATATTAAATGAATGATAAcataaattcaaacaatcaaaagTTACTGCATACAACAGAAGATGTCAAAATAATCAGCATTAGAAATTTGAGCCAGATTCCAACTTATTCATAGGGTTGTCCCAAATAGTTGAGACAAAAACGGTAAgacaaaaaattagaaaattattatatCATAATTCTTTGGTATTGTACCTAGCTGTGAATTATCAAAGAAATTACCATCCCACAGAATAACAGTGCTTTAATTTTCTGTATCACATAGCTTGCTTTGCTGTATAGGATCACAAAACTACCTAAAATAGCTCT is a window encoding:
- the LOC121981892 gene encoding COP9 signalosome complex subunit 5-like, with the protein product MLLNFSSSFVCGNPSSERVNGDGFRHCKIRRAMSLGSVKMAEEVWLTCLTHALTTETEEIMGLLLGDIQYSDGGHATALIWGASPQMRSDRRKDRVETNPELLAAASAQAERMTLVTGKTTRVIGWYHSHPHITVLPSHVDVRTQAMYQLLDNGFLGLIFSCYSEDSLKVGRIQVIAFQSMDGKQRQVPLNTNSSIIEVETSWTSSENSMSPFNSSLIKNTEQDTGDSRASKSTRVGGRSPELGELFSYADVDYSAKQKARESSLTVYNEGNVTNAGASLDSSDMTPSMQEALHRSNMDMSGAEYVRKEVPLQVLPARYLWSLDSPLSSFTDMQHVLFEEERSAYKQAILQNMRDGRIHPLNYIHHTSTYQASLCKLMEYCLNPAISILQDRLKENEIKLATLMEEAKSLEPVAQSVKSGVKSENPHHRGNRSSAAVPTTKESHDSAGPRSPSSIGSRRKVP